The stretch of DNA CTTATTATGATTACAGTTACATAAATTGCTTCAAATTAAGGAATTAAACATCATGAAACAAAAAAAACTATTACCTCTACTATTTACAGCGTTAATGCTCTGCTTATTTAGCGATGCCAATGCACAAGTACAAGAGGACACAACCATTGTTCAAACCTTAACCTTTGACTCCATTACGACCAGAAGAAGCGAATGGGTTTTTCCTTCAGCATCAGAAGAATATCGAAAAATATTGATGCTGTACACGCTCAAATGTGATCCTGCAACCACACAGGACAATTACGATTGTGGAGAATGGGATTATCTTACCTACACCTATCTTTATGATGATACAGGAATTTATGATTCTACCAAAGTAGAAACGGGGCATTATTACGTCAACAATGCTTACAAAGACACGATTGATTACTTGAACAGTATGACCTATTATCAGCAACAATGGTGGGATTATTTTATTACTTATAACACAACAGTTAGTGAAACAGCCTATACTGTAGGTACAGGAACCAATAATGCAGCTCAACCATTGGGCAACAATAAAAAAGCCAACAAAGCTCAAATTTTATGGTTGGCGAGTGAACTAACAGCGGCAGGTATGTCTGCGGGTAACATTGACAAATTGCAATTGGATGTACAACAGGTTGGAACAACGTTAAAGCACCTTAACATTCGTGCAAAACACAGCAGCAACACCGCCACTTCAAGCTTTGAAGATAGTGGCTTTAGCAACTTGTACCATCGCAATACGACCTTCCCAACAACAGGGCTAAACACCATTAATTTGACCACACCATTTAACTGGGATGGCACATCTAATATTTTGATTGAAATCAGCTTTGACAATTACGATTTAGTAGCGGCTACTACCATTTTAAAAGCGACTACAACCCCAGCTAACTCTGTTATTTATCAGACTGAAAACGATAACTATTTGGACGTTCAACAAGGAAATTATGTAGAAACAGGTCTAAATGATTATGCATTTGGAAATGAAATTACGGTTTCTTTTTGGTCTTATGGCGATCCGAATGTTTTGCCCGCTAATACGACAATTTTGGAAGGCAGTGATAGCCTTGGCAATCGAATTGTTAACCTACATCACCCTTGGTCCAATGGTCGTATTTATTGGGATCAAGGAACAGGCTCAGGGACAGATAGAATTGACAAAGCTGCAAATGCCAGTGATTACGCAGGACAATGGGTGCATTGGGCATTTACCAAAAATGCAACCTCTGGTGTTATGAATATCTATAAAGATGGGGTATTGTGGCATACTGGAGTCAACAAAACAAGAGCGCTTGGTATTATCAATGCTCTAAGAATCGGCATTTCAAGAAAAGGGGCTGGTCCTTTCGCTTGGGCTGGAAAAGTAGACGAATTGCGAATCTGGAATCAAGAGATTTCTCAGGCTAATATTCAGGGATGGATGAATAAAAACTTGGATGGAACACATCCTGACTATGCCAACTTAGTTTTGTATTATAATTTTGATGGCAGCACCAACATCATCGATCAATCTCCTAATGGTTATGATGGGATGCCTAGCAGTTCGGATATGGTTTTACCACACGAAACGATTTTTAAAAATACAGCAACTTCAACAGAACGCTTTAACCTCAACTTTATTCAAGGAAATTATACCAGTCAAATAGATTCTACATTGGTTACGGACACCATTTCTAATAACGCTATCACGATAGCAGAATATAAGGTGGCAGGTCGCAAATTTGTTATTGACAATTTCACACAGGCTTGGGCAGCAGGTTATACCTATACCTACGACCCCATGGGGAATGTGATTGACTCTTTGATGAATACGGCAAATAATCAAATTCTAAATGATTCCCTCCATTATTACGAAAAGCCATTTGAAATAGTTGATCGCTATGAGATTGGTCGCTATATTACCCCTTATGGAATTGGTCTTTCGCTAGGTCCAAACGGGTTTACGTGGGTGTTTGATGTAACAGATTATGCCCATCTATTCCACGATAGTGTAGAAATTTCAGCAGGAAATCAACAAGAATTGATTGACTTGAAGTTTATGATGATTAAAGGAACTCCTCCTAGAGATGTTATCCAAGTAGATCGAATCTGGGGACAAAGCAGGTCTTATGCTTATAAGAACCTAGACAACAACAGTTCTTTGCCCAATAAAACAATCAACTTACACCCCAATTCATCAACATACAAAGTAAAAACTCGTATTACAGGGCATGGGCACAATAGTACCAATGGTAACTACCCTCACTGTTGTGAATGGAAAGACAATACGCATTATTTTCATGTCAACAACAATCAAGTTGACAGTTGGCACATTTGGCAAACCAACGATTGTGCTTTAAATCCTGTTTATCCACAAGGAGGAACTTGGCCTGGCTCTAGAGAAGGTTGGTGCCCTGGGGATATTGTAAAAGAGCATGAAATTGAAATTACGCCTTATGTTTCTGGAAATACTGTTGATTTAGACTACTCGATTACTCCTGTTCCAGCT from Aureispira anguillae encodes:
- a CDS encoding T9SS type A sorting domain-containing protein, which produces MKQKKLLPLLFTALMLCLFSDANAQVQEDTTIVQTLTFDSITTRRSEWVFPSASEEYRKILMLYTLKCDPATTQDNYDCGEWDYLTYTYLYDDTGIYDSTKVETGHYYVNNAYKDTIDYLNSMTYYQQQWWDYFITYNTTVSETAYTVGTGTNNAAQPLGNNKKANKAQILWLASELTAAGMSAGNIDKLQLDVQQVGTTLKHLNIRAKHSSNTATSSFEDSGFSNLYHRNTTFPTTGLNTINLTTPFNWDGTSNILIEISFDNYDLVAATTILKATTTPANSVIYQTENDNYLDVQQGNYVETGLNDYAFGNEITVSFWSYGDPNVLPANTTILEGSDSLGNRIVNLHHPWSNGRIYWDQGTGSGTDRIDKAANASDYAGQWVHWAFTKNATSGVMNIYKDGVLWHTGVNKTRALGIINALRIGISRKGAGPFAWAGKVDELRIWNQEISQANIQGWMNKNLDGTHPDYANLVLYYNFDGSTNIIDQSPNGYDGMPSSSDMVLPHETIFKNTATSTERFNLNFIQGNYTSQIDSTLVTDTISNNAITIAEYKVAGRKFVIDNFTQAWAAGYTYTYDPMGNVIDSLMNTANNQILNDSLHYYEKPFEIVDRYEIGRYITPYGIGLSLGPNGFTWVFDVTDYAHLFHDSVEISAGNQQELIDLKFMMIKGTPPRDVIQVDRIWGQSRSYAYKNLDNNSSLPNKTINLHPNSSTYKVKTRITGHGHNSTNGNYPHCCEWKDNTHYFHVNNNQVDSWHIWQTNDCALNPVYPQGGTWPGSREGWCPGDIVKEHEIEITPYVSGNTVDLDYSITPVPANNLGMGNGNYVMGMHLVQYGPINHSLDAEIYEVLSPTDYEYRSRTNPLCRDLQIVIRNNGSTPLTSLTITYNVVGGQAETFNWTGNLDFGEMETVTLPVPSLSFWVGNGSQHFTATVSNPNGGTDEYPANDYIKSHFEVPTNYLSGIKLEFKTNNRASENSYTITNESGTVMLSRSNMTNNTTYRDTLNYPPGCYTLEVLDSGNDGLSYWANTAAGGGFCRFLGSFLPFPVKTFEPEFGRRLTYSFSIDMGVSTEDIPQETAYSKVFPNPNDGTFTIELMGYQTEVSLSLYNVVGKLVEQRIVSNPFNTVEQFNIKKMPAGVYLMKVVSDEKETTHKIIVE